The following proteins are encoded in a genomic region of Verrucomicrobiia bacterium:
- a CDS encoding carbohydrate kinase family protein, protein MAKISGTARCGLLAGGNWIIDQVKIIDAYPQPEHLGNILDQYQGTGGAPYNVLVDLAKLGVDFPLAGAGLVGQDALGEAILADCKAHKIDTRFIETTTAAPTSFTDVMTEQANGRRTFFHQRGANARWDAKGLDFTKTKARIFHLGYLLLLDKLDLPDTKYGTKAARLLAEAQAAGLKTCVDVVSEDSERFSAIVPHALKHVDYCILNEIEAGRTAGFKPRTPDGQIDTVALRHTAGTLLQQGVRELVVIHFPEGCFARTRRGEDVWQASLKLPDKYIVGTAGAGDAFCAGVLLGLHEGWDLQRCLLAGVCVAAMSLSHATCTAGMKSLSACLALAKKYGFRPPLVAED, encoded by the coding sequence ATGGCGAAAATCTCTGGCACAGCGCGATGCGGCCTGTTGGCCGGCGGCAATTGGATCATTGACCAGGTCAAAATCATTGATGCCTACCCTCAACCCGAACATCTGGGCAACATCCTCGACCAATATCAAGGCACCGGCGGCGCACCCTACAACGTGCTGGTGGACCTCGCCAAACTGGGCGTGGATTTCCCCCTCGCCGGCGCCGGCCTGGTGGGCCAGGACGCCCTCGGCGAAGCCATCCTTGCCGACTGCAAGGCCCACAAAATTGACACGCGCTTCATTGAAACCACCACCGCCGCCCCCACCTCATTCACCGATGTCATGACCGAGCAGGCCAATGGACGCCGCACCTTCTTCCATCAGCGCGGCGCCAACGCACGCTGGGACGCCAAGGGCCTGGATTTTACCAAGACCAAAGCACGCATCTTCCACCTCGGCTACCTTCTGCTGCTCGATAAACTGGACCTGCCCGACACCAAATACGGCACCAAAGCCGCGCGCCTGCTTGCCGAAGCCCAGGCCGCCGGACTCAAAACCTGTGTGGATGTGGTCAGCGAAGACAGCGAACGCTTCAGCGCCATCGTCCCCCACGCCCTCAAGCACGTGGATTATTGCATCCTTAACGAAATCGAGGCCGGACGCACCGCCGGTTTCAAACCGCGCACCCCCGACGGCCAGATTGACACCGTGGCCCTCCGCCACACCGCCGGCACCCTCCTGCAACAAGGCGTGCGTGAGCTGGTGGTCATCCACTTCCCCGAAGGCTGCTTCGCCCGCACCCGCCGCGGAGAAGATGTCTGGCAAGCCAGCCTCAAACTGCCCGACAAATACATCGTCGGCACCGCCGGCGCCGGCGACGCCTTTTGCGCCGGCGTCCTCCTCGGACTGCACGAAGGGTGGGATTTGCAACGCTGCCTGCTTGCCGGCGTTTGCGTGGCCGCCATGTCCCTTTCCCACGCCACCTGCACCGCCGGCATGAAATCCCTCAGCGCCTGCCTGGCCCTGGCCAAAAAATATGGCTTCCGTCCCCCGCTGGTGGCGGAAGACTAA
- a CDS encoding prepilin-type N-terminal cleavage/methylation domain-containing protein, with product MRINRNRKSGFTLVEIMIVVAIIGLLAAIAIPNFVKARTTAQKNACVNNLRQIDGAKEQWALENGKKGTDTPTDADLFGDGKYIKQKPACPANGSYTIGNMDTKPTCNVTDHTLP from the coding sequence ATGCGTATCAATCGTAATCGTAAATCCGGCTTCACGCTGGTGGAAATCATGATCGTGGTGGCCATCATCGGCCTGCTCGCCGCGATTGCCATTCCCAACTTCGTGAAAGCCCGCACCACGGCGCAAAAGAATGCGTGCGTCAACAACCTCCGTCAGATTGACGGCGCCAAGGAACAGTGGGCCCTGGAAAACGGCAAAAAAGGCACCGACACCCCCACCGATGCTGACCTGTTTGGCGACGGCAAATACATCAAACAGAAACCTGCCTGCCCGGCCAACGGTAGCTACACCATCGGAAACATGGATACCAAACCGACCTGCAACGTGACCGACCACACCCTGCCCTAA
- a CDS encoding prepilin-type N-terminal cleavage/methylation domain-containing protein, translated as MRINRNRKSGFTLVEIMIVVAIIGLLAAIAIPNFVKARTTAQKNACVNNLRQIDGAKEQWALENGKKGTDTPGDADLFGAGKYIKQKPACPANGTYTIGDMQTKPTCSVTDHTLP; from the coding sequence ATGCGTATCAATCGTAATCGTAAATCCGGCTTCACGCTGGTGGAAATCATGATCGTGGTGGCCATCATCGGCCTGCTCGCCGCGATTGCCATTCCCAACTTCGTGAAAGCCCGCACCACGGCGCAGAAGAATGCGTGCGTCAACAACCTCCGTCAGATTGACGGCGCCAAGGAACAGTGGGCCCTGGAAAACGGCAAGAAGGGCACCGACACCCCAGGCGATGCCGACCTGTTCGGCGCTGGCAAGTACATCAAACAGAAACCTGCCTGCCCGGCCAACGGCACCTACACCATCGGGGACATGCAGACCAAACCGACCTGCAGCGTGACCGATCACACCCTGCCCTAA